A single genomic interval of Phocoena sinus isolate mPhoSin1 chromosome 15, mPhoSin1.pri, whole genome shotgun sequence harbors:
- the TIGD7 gene encoding tigger transposable element-derived protein 7, with amino-acid sequence MNKRGKYTTLNLEEKMKVLSRIEAGRSLKSVMDEFGISKSTFYDIKKNKKLILDFVLKQDMPLVGAEKRKRTTGAKYGDVDDAVYMWYQQKRSAGIPVRGVELQAAAERFAQCFGRTDFKASTGWLFRFRNRHAIGNRKVCGEQVLRSASENVEPFRQKLSMLIKEEKLCLAQLYSGDETDLFWKSMPENTQASRKDICLPGRKINKEQLSALLCANADGTHKLKSIIIGKPKLPRSVKEDTCTLPVIYKPSKDVWFTRESFSEWFFQNFVPEVKHFQVNVLRFHEEDVRALLLLDNSPVHPSTESLTSEDGRIKCMFFPHDTSTLIQPMNQGVILSCKRLYRWKQLEESLVIFEESDDEQDKGEKGVSKIKIYNIKSAIFNWAKSWDEVKQITIANAWENLLYKKEPEYDLQGLEDGAYREILEKYGELETKLDNDRVWLNGDEEKGSPPKTKGGIIKEVVQKAGAEEQTAEFKLSAVRKSLDYLLDFVDATPEFQRFHFTLKEMQQEIIKKQFQSRIHSRIGSFLKCRPHNIKDSFNMPSTSGCNKNLNNEELLSQII; translated from the exons ATGAATAAGAGAGGGAAATATACAACACTGAATTTGGAGGAGAAAATGAAGGTTCTAAGTAGGATTGAAGCAGGACGATCTCTTAAAAGTGTAATGGATGAATTTGGAATCAGTAAATCAACATTTTATGacattaaaaagaacaagaaattgATTTTGGACTTTGTACTGAAGCAGGACATGCCATTAGTAGGggctgagaagagaaagagaacaacagGAGCCAAATATGGTGACGTGGATGATGCAGTCTACATGTGGTACCAACAGAAACGCTCAGCTGGTATCCCTGTGAGAGGTGTGGAGCTTCAGGCTGCTGCCGAGAGATTTGCACAGTGTTTTGGGCGAACAGACTTCAAAGCTAGCACTGGTTGGCTTTTTAGATTTCGAAATAGGCATGCAATTGGGAACCGAAAAGTATGTGGGGAACAAGTCCTACGTTCAGCTTCAGAAAATGTTGAGCCGTTTCGACAAAAACTGTCCATGCTTATCAAAGAGGAGAAACTGTGTCTTGCTCAGCTGTACAGTGGGGATGAGACTGACCTCTTTTGGAAGTCAATGCCAGAAAATACTCAGGCAAGCAGAAAAGATATCTGCCTGCCagggaggaaaataaacaaagaacaattGTCTGCTCTTTTATGTGCAAATGCGGATGGTACTCATAAGTTAAAGTCAATTATTATTGGAAAACCAAAGCTGCCCAGAAGTGTAAAAGAGGACACATGTACATTACCTGTGATATACAAACCTAGTAAAGATGTTTGGTTCACCAGAGAATCGTTTTCAGAATGGTTTTTTCAAAACTTTGTTCCTGAGGTCAAGCACTTTCAAGTTAATGTTCTAAGATTCCATGAGGAGGATGTCAGGGCCTTGTTACTTCTGGACAATTCTCCAGTTCACCCTTCCACTGAATCACTAACCAGTGAGGATGGTCGAATAAAATGCATGTTCTTTCCCCATGACACTTCAACCTTGATTCAACCAATGAATCAGGGTGTGATCTTGAGCTGCAAACGACTTTACAGGTGGAAGCAACTTGAGGAGAGTCTTGTAATTTTTGAAGAAAGTGATGATGAgcaagataaaggagaaaaaggagtttCCAAGATTAAAATCTACAACATAAAGAGTGCAATTTTTAACTGGGCAAAGAGTTGGGATGAAGTAAAACAAATAACCATAGCAAATGCATGGGAAAATCTTCTTTACAAAAAGGAACCTGAATATGATCTTCAAGGCTTAGAAGATGGAGCTTATAGAGAAATTCTTGAGAAATATGGGGAGTTGGAAACCAAACTGGATAACGATAGGGTGTGGTTAAATGGGGATGAAGAAAAGGGCAGCCCCCCGAAAACAAAAGGTGGAATTATAAAGGAAGTTGTTCAAAAAGCGGGAGCTGAGGAACAGACTGCTGAATTTAAGTTATCTGCTGTAAGAAAGAGTTTGGACTACCTTCTTGACTTTGTTGATGCAACACCTGAGTTTCAAAGGTTCCATTTTACACTGAAAGAGATGCAACAAGAAATAATCAAGAAGCAGTTCCAGAGTAGAATCCATTCTAGAATTGGTAGCTTTTTGAAATGTAGGCCTCATAATATTAAGGATTCCTTCAATATGCCTTCAACTTCTGGTTGTA acaAGAACTTGAATAATGAGGAACTATTGTCCCAGATTATCTAA